From Phycodurus eques isolate BA_2022a chromosome 13, UOR_Pequ_1.1, whole genome shotgun sequence, a single genomic window includes:
- the zgc:162816 gene encoding D-serine dehydratase encodes MDGEPLSALCTPALVVDVDKVKKNAQKMIERCENLGVQLRPHMKTHKTIECADIMTGGSRRCIVVSTLAEACFYADHGFDDILYAYSLPFDKVERCAILSERLELFQVLLDHTDALEQLKKRPLRDGRPWHVWLKLDCGNGRAGILHSEPEALRLAQAIAKMTGVKLTGVYAHCGNTYNCSGVQEIQAVAKETTIFTLQFMEKLKAVGITCKSSIGSTPSCSHPVQEMAQLSEVHPGNYVFNDVQQSLIGSCAVDDVAVRVLTRVIGHSPHRNQLLIDCGWTGLSLDGAGKLPTGYAVIEGHPKLKLLSMTQEHGRVEPISGKLDYRMYPLGSLLTLIPYHACATVMMHPVYHVHSEGILVGKWTPTRGW; translated from the exons ATGGACGGGGAGCCCCTCTCAGCCTTGTGTACTCCTGCTCTGGTGGTCGATGTGgacaaagtgaagaaaaatgccCAGAAGATGATTGAACGATGTGAGAATTTGGGAGTTCAGCTTCGCCCCCACATGAAGACCCACAAAACCAT TGAGTGTGCTGACATAATGACAGGGGGTTCGCGACGGTGCATTGTGGTTTCCACCCTGGCAGAGGCTTGTTTCTATGCTGACCATGGATTTGATGACATCCTTTATGCGTATTCTCTTCCCTTTGATAAG GTGGAGCGTTGTGCCATTTTGTCAGAGAGGCTGGAGCTCTTTCAAGTTTTATTGGACCATACTGATGCGCTGGAGCAACTCAAAAAGCGACCACTGAGAGACGGGCGACCGTGGCATGTCTGGTTGAAACTGGACTGTGGCAATGGGCGAG CTGGCATCTTGCATTCGGAACCCGAGGCACTCAGACTGGCTCAGGCCATTGCGAAGATGACAGGTGTTAAGCTAACAGGAGTGTACGCTCACTGTGGGAACACCTACAACTGCAGTGGAGTCCAGGAAATCCAGGCTGTTGCGAAGGAAACCACCATCTTTACTCTGCAGTTCATGGAAAA GTTAAAGGCTGTTGGCATCACCTGCAAGTCCAGCATTGGCTCCACGCCTTCCTGCAGTCACCCAGTCCAAGAGATGGCACAGCTTAGCGAGGTGCATCCAGGAAACTACGTCTTCAATG ATGTGCAGCAATCTCTCATTGGCTCATGCGCCGTGGACGATGTGGCTGTGCGGGTTTTGACGAGAGTCATAGGTCACAGTCCTCACAGGAACCAGCTACTGATTGATTGTGGATGGACTGGGTTAAG TTTGGATGGGGCTGGGAAACTTCCGACAGGATACGCTGTGATCGAAGGGCATCCAAAGCTCAA GCTTTTGTCCATGACTCAGGAGCATGGAAGAGTGGAGCCCATCTCGGGAAAGCTGGATTACAGAATGTACCCTCTGGGCTCTCTGCTCACACTGATTCCATACCAC GCTTGTGCAACAGTAATGATGCATCCTGTGTATCATGTGCACTCAGAGGGCATTCTTGTGGGCAAGTGGACACCAACGCGTGGATGGTGA